The proteins below are encoded in one region of Segatella copri:
- a CDS encoding LytTR family DNA-binding domain-containing protein, which produces MQDRIKVVIVDDEPQSIHRLQDDLATLEDFEVIATSSSAVSAKNLVMSIQPDVLFIDVEMPGQTGFEVLQSLRDEIPMDLIVVFYSAFDKYMIDALRASAFDFLLKPYQQDEFELVVDRIRQKMKDGDDVDEDDSSVPESSSCSSESVLASQKTQDFSGMNGMLGTAAKRLAIQTISGLLMLKPDDVFSCTFDEATHLWQLKLSNGQVYKLKRQATAKTILSMSPSLAQVRQDCIINLDYLLCIENYTLRCIFSPPFDHEEITVSRRCYKAVKDQLEIL; this is translated from the coding sequence ATGCAAGATAGAATTAAGGTTGTGATTGTGGACGATGAACCACAGAGCATCCACAGGTTGCAGGATGATTTGGCAACTCTGGAAGATTTTGAGGTGATTGCCACATCCTCTTCGGCGGTATCGGCAAAGAATCTGGTGATGAGCATACAGCCCGATGTGCTGTTCATCGATGTTGAAATGCCTGGACAGACGGGTTTTGAGGTGTTGCAATCTCTGAGAGATGAAATTCCGATGGACCTTATCGTAGTATTTTACAGCGCCTTCGATAAGTATATGATTGATGCGCTCAGAGCCTCTGCCTTCGATTTCCTGTTGAAACCTTATCAGCAGGATGAGTTTGAACTGGTGGTAGACCGAATCCGGCAGAAAATGAAAGATGGAGATGATGTGGATGAAGATGATTCTTCCGTTCCAGAGTCCTCTTCCTGTTCTTCTGAATCAGTCTTGGCTTCTCAGAAGACTCAGGATTTTTCGGGAATGAATGGGATGCTGGGAACAGCAGCCAAGCGTCTTGCCATTCAGACCATTTCGGGTTTATTGATGTTGAAGCCCGATGATGTGTTCAGTTGCACTTTTGATGAGGCTACTCATCTTTGGCAGTTGAAGTTGTCGAATGGGCAGGTTTATAAATTGAAGAGGCAGGCCACGGCAAAGACCATCCTTTCCATGTCGCCTTCTCTGGCTCAGGTTCGTCAGGATTGCATCATCAATCTCGATTATCTTCTCTGCATCGAGAATTATACGCTCCGCTGCATCTTTTCTCCTCCTTTCGACCATGAGGAAATCACGGTTTCCCGCCGCTGTTATAAGGCGGTAAAGGATCAGTTGGAGATATTGTAG
- a CDS encoding AAA family ATPase, with protein MANNKFRKLPVGIQSFNVIREEGYLYVDKTDMVWKLANQGLKYNYLSRPRRFGKSVLVDTLQAYFEGRKELFEGLKIMDLEKDWKQYPVIRLDMSRGGATANEVKAYLDRTFDVYEQLYGIHIKPTDSLGNRFDLIIKTAYEQTGLKVAILIDEYDSPLQHSWKTPEREGCTEVYRSVFSILKADDAYQRFVFITGITKFTQISLFSVLNNLTNISFLPEYAAICGITEEEIGENFKPELERMAEVNEWTLQQTHDNLKDYYDGYHFSRRNMVDIYNPFSLLNALDAQDLSCFWVSSGATSMLPKFVDNMELRLRNFENCPILRKTLESSDVINGGAELFLYQTGYLTIKSSDEFGYFLGFPNQEVKQAIGLGNY; from the coding sequence ATGGCAAACAATAAATTCAGAAAGCTGCCGGTAGGCATACAGTCTTTCAATGTTATCAGAGAGGAAGGATACCTCTATGTTGACAAAACTGACATGGTTTGGAAATTGGCGAACCAAGGTTTAAAGTATAATTACTTGAGCCGTCCTCGCCGATTCGGTAAGTCTGTGCTTGTTGATACACTCCAGGCTTACTTCGAAGGAAGAAAAGAGCTCTTCGAAGGACTGAAAATCATGGATTTGGAGAAAGACTGGAAGCAGTACCCTGTTATTCGACTCGACATGAGCCGAGGGGGAGCGACTGCAAATGAAGTTAAGGCATACCTGGATCGAACTTTTGATGTTTATGAGCAATTATATGGCATCCATATTAAGCCAACAGATTCACTAGGAAATCGCTTCGACCTCATCATTAAAACCGCCTATGAACAAACAGGGCTCAAGGTTGCCATTCTTATCGATGAGTACGACTCTCCTCTCCAGCACTCGTGGAAAACTCCCGAGCGTGAGGGTTGCACAGAAGTATATAGAAGTGTATTTTCCATCTTGAAAGCTGATGATGCGTACCAACGTTTCGTCTTCATTACGGGTATCACCAAGTTTACGCAGATTTCTCTTTTCTCAGTTCTCAACAACCTGACCAATATCAGTTTCCTTCCTGAATATGCTGCTATCTGCGGTATTACAGAAGAAGAAATCGGGGAGAACTTCAAGCCGGAACTGGAAAGAATGGCTGAAGTGAACGAGTGGACCTTGCAGCAAACTCATGATAACCTGAAGGATTACTACGATGGATACCATTTCAGTCGCAGAAACATGGTGGACATCTACAATCCTTTCAGTCTCCTTAATGCACTCGACGCACAAGACTTGAGCTGTTTCTGGGTTTCATCAGGAGCAACCTCCATGCTACCTAAGTTTGTGGACAACATGGAACTGCGCTTACGAAATTTCGAAAATTGTCCGATTTTACGCAAGACTCTTGAGAGTTCTGATGTCATAAATGGTGGTGCCGAACTCTTTCTCTATCAGACGGGTTACCTTACCATCAAGTCGAGCGATGAATTTGGCTATTTCTTAGGTTTCCCAAACCAAGAAGTGAAACAGGCTATTGGATTGGGGAATTACTGA
- a CDS encoding RluA family pseudouridine synthase yields the protein MNNPFSYEPHPLCIEACRELQDELSQRNDWREEIDRGKMFGVLIVEADNSKIGYLKAYSGQIGGRSDWEGFVPAVFDYLQPDGYFKVHEAEISEMNQQIRQFEANENLIKAKNLIDDLQQKRQEVIANYQTKIKEAKEKRDARRQEALSAGTPLSEEEEKAMIKESQFMKAELKRLKKSINEKTAYETLYENYEKDLKSAKQLRKQLSEELQQWLFSKFQMLNAEGETKDLLEIFKDEAVKIPPAGSGECCEPKLLQYAYQHGYKPLQMAMFWWGESPKEEIRHHLQFYPACNGKCKPILHWMLPKTVFETQQTETTIYNKVETLYEDHELAVIYKPEGLLSVPGKDAAQPSVYALMRRKYQEATGPLIVHRLDMATSGLMIVAKTEFAYHRLQKEFLNHRVQKKYVAIVCGKDKESCNRILKEAESGRGYISLPLMADFLDRPRQMVNREQGKEAITEYEVLERIDDTHLRLALYPKTGRTHQLRVHCAHQEGLNAPIIGDPLYGNEPATRLHLHAEEITFEHPMTGKKMTITRKADF from the coding sequence ATGAACAATCCATTCAGCTACGAACCTCATCCGCTCTGCATCGAAGCATGCAGAGAGTTGCAGGATGAACTCTCACAGCGAAACGACTGGCGGGAGGAAATAGACCGTGGAAAGATGTTCGGCGTACTCATCGTAGAAGCCGACAACAGTAAGATTGGCTATCTGAAAGCTTATAGCGGACAGATTGGCGGCAGAAGCGACTGGGAAGGTTTTGTGCCAGCCGTTTTCGATTATCTTCAACCCGACGGATATTTCAAGGTACATGAGGCTGAGATTTCGGAAATGAACCAGCAAATCAGACAGTTTGAAGCCAACGAAAACCTGATAAAGGCGAAAAACCTGATTGATGATTTGCAGCAAAAGCGCCAGGAAGTTATCGCAAACTATCAGACAAAGATAAAAGAAGCAAAGGAAAAGCGAGATGCAAGGCGCCAGGAAGCCCTTTCGGCAGGAACGCCCCTGAGCGAGGAAGAGGAGAAAGCGATGATAAAAGAGAGCCAGTTTATGAAGGCAGAGCTGAAGAGGCTGAAAAAGTCGATAAACGAAAAGACGGCGTACGAAACGCTATACGAAAACTACGAAAAGGATTTGAAAAGTGCGAAACAGCTCCGCAAACAGTTATCTGAAGAACTTCAGCAATGGCTGTTTTCGAAATTCCAGATGCTGAATGCGGAAGGAGAAACCAAGGATCTGCTGGAGATTTTCAAGGACGAGGCGGTTAAGATTCCACCTGCCGGAAGTGGAGAATGCTGCGAGCCGAAACTCCTGCAATACGCTTACCAACATGGCTACAAGCCTCTGCAGATGGCGATGTTCTGGTGGGGAGAGAGTCCGAAAGAAGAAATCAGACATCATCTTCAGTTTTATCCTGCCTGCAACGGAAAATGCAAACCGATACTACATTGGATGCTGCCTAAAACAGTCTTTGAAACCCAACAGACCGAAACTACTATATATAATAAGGTGGAAACGCTCTACGAAGACCATGAACTGGCAGTCATCTATAAGCCCGAAGGTTTACTCTCGGTTCCGGGGAAAGATGCAGCCCAGCCTTCCGTCTACGCTCTGATGCGCAGGAAATATCAGGAAGCTACCGGTCCGCTCATCGTCCATCGTCTGGACATGGCAACAAGCGGACTGATGATTGTTGCCAAGACCGAATTTGCCTATCATCGCCTGCAGAAGGAGTTTCTGAATCATCGGGTTCAGAAGAAATACGTAGCCATCGTTTGCGGAAAAGACAAGGAATCGTGCAACCGGATTCTGAAAGAAGCAGAAAGCGGAAGAGGTTACATCTCGCTCCCCCTGATGGCAGATTTCCTAGACCGTCCACGACAGATGGTAAACCGCGAACAGGGCAAGGAAGCCATTACAGAATACGAGGTTCTAGAGCGTATTGACGATACCCATCTTCGCCTGGCGCTCTATCCTAAAACGGGCAGAACGCACCAGCTGAGAGTGCATTGTGCTCATCAGGAAGGTCTGAATGCCCCTATCATCGGCGATCCGCTCTATGGCAACGAGCCGGCAACAAGACTGCATCTTCATGCAGAGGAAATCACATTTGAGCACCCGATGACGGGAAAGAAGATGACTATAACAAGAAAGGCTGATTTCTAA
- a CDS encoding ATP-binding protein, which produces MAVSLEEELQMVTSYSTLRHETNPFLPMPQFHVAKDVDMKLMLPSMIIQIPVENALKHAFVGMKETGDKPLLDVNIWVEDDMLRIDVTDNGCGVSGTVGKKKKNCAASTGTGLRILNSTIEMLNASNERKMFFKMQSNRGASEEEGGTRNRGICVSIGVPCNYDYNVFK; this is translated from the coding sequence ATGGCGGTAAGTTTGGAAGAGGAACTGCAGATGGTGACGAGCTATTCTACTCTTCGCCATGAAACCAATCCGTTCCTTCCGATGCCTCAGTTCCATGTTGCCAAGGATGTGGATATGAAGCTCATGCTGCCGTCTATGATTATCCAGATTCCTGTAGAGAATGCTTTGAAACATGCTTTTGTGGGAATGAAAGAGACGGGAGATAAGCCTTTGCTGGATGTAAACATCTGGGTTGAGGACGATATGCTCCGCATAGATGTTACAGACAACGGATGTGGAGTTTCGGGTACCGTTGGCAAGAAAAAGAAAAATTGTGCTGCCAGTACGGGAACCGGATTGAGAATTCTGAACAGTACCATCGAAATGCTTAATGCAAGCAACGAACGCAAGATGTTTTTCAAGATGCAGAGCAACAGAGGAGCATCAGAAGAGGAGGGTGGTACCAGGAATAGAGGAATATGTGTAAGTATCGGAGTTCCATGTAATTACGATTATAATGTCTTTAAGTAA
- a CDS encoding DUF6377 domain-containing protein: MYTLEELDVVIKNSSVYTHKYEQRIDVLKQKLRRANNDEERLAVSRDIFAKYKPFKLDSAYVYAERKLSWAKKLNVYEDSVYSELDIAGIFTKSGNYLEANRILSALDVSLMSNDMRQYYYGLYGELYDALRQTAITSIQREYYERRRLLYRDSLKNLNVLNTDWDKAEFLITNQKYTDALHILLASYKKLTVDDREMGYVAYSISDIYRQINDKDKEKQYLIISAMSDLKNSIKEYVSLRRLATLLYEEGDVTRAYLYMRKSMEDATFCNAKLRIIEVSDALPIIDNAYDAMRKSERAHITLGLIIVSFLLLLVGALMIYTRKQLRRIAQARRALEESNKSLNEMNQKLNSLNTQLTSTNDKLNEANTALQETNSSLFESNKIKNIYIMEFMNKCSAYIDKLDAYRRSLNKLAANGGLQELYRRLKSSSIVEDEIEEFFEDFDRIFLRIFPEFVVSFNGLMKEDENIQPKKVGRLNTELRIYALLRLGIVENEKIAAFLRCSKQTVYSYRSRIRLRSLYPEDFEERVAKID; this comes from the coding sequence GTGTACACACTTGAGGAACTTGATGTGGTCATCAAGAACAGTAGCGTTTATACTCATAAGTACGAGCAGAGGATTGACGTGTTGAAGCAAAAGCTTCGTAGAGCGAATAATGATGAGGAAAGATTGGCGGTGTCTCGTGACATCTTCGCTAAATACAAGCCTTTTAAGTTGGATTCTGCATACGTGTATGCGGAACGAAAACTTAGTTGGGCAAAGAAATTGAATGTTTATGAGGACAGTGTCTATTCTGAGTTGGATATTGCGGGTATCTTTACCAAGAGTGGCAACTATTTGGAGGCGAACAGAATACTTTCGGCATTGGATGTCAGTTTGATGTCCAATGATATGCGCCAATACTATTATGGTTTGTATGGCGAACTTTACGATGCACTTCGTCAAACAGCGATAACCTCTATCCAGCGTGAATACTATGAGCGGAGGCGTTTGCTTTACCGAGATTCGCTCAAGAACTTAAATGTCTTGAACACCGATTGGGACAAGGCTGAGTTCTTGATAACGAATCAGAAATATACAGATGCGTTGCATATTCTCCTTGCTTCTTATAAAAAGTTGACGGTGGATGACCGAGAGATGGGATATGTGGCTTATTCTATCTCTGATATTTATCGCCAGATAAATGATAAGGATAAGGAAAAGCAGTATCTCATCATTTCAGCCATGTCTGATTTGAAAAATAGTATCAAGGAGTATGTGTCGCTTCGTCGTCTTGCCACCTTATTATATGAGGAGGGGGATGTAACTCGTGCTTACTTGTATATGAGAAAGTCGATGGAGGATGCTACCTTTTGTAATGCGAAACTACGTATTATTGAGGTTTCTGATGCTTTGCCTATTATAGATAATGCGTATGATGCCATGCGCAAGTCCGAGCGAGCACATATCACCTTAGGATTGATTATCGTGAGCTTCCTCTTGCTGTTGGTGGGGGCTTTGATGATTTATACTCGTAAGCAGTTGCGTCGAATCGCCCAAGCTCGCCGTGCCTTGGAAGAGTCAAACAAGAGTTTGAATGAGATGAACCAGAAGTTGAATTCTCTCAATACACAATTGACTTCTACCAATGACAAACTGAACGAAGCCAATACGGCTCTGCAAGAGACCAATAGCTCACTCTTCGAGAGTAATAAGATTAAGAATATCTATATCATGGAGTTTATGAACAAGTGTTCGGCTTATATAGATAAGTTGGATGCTTATCGACGTTCACTCAATAAGTTGGCTGCCAATGGAGGACTGCAGGAACTCTATAGACGTTTGAAGTCAAGTTCCATCGTGGAGGATGAAATCGAAGAGTTCTTTGAGGACTTCGACCGTATCTTCCTCCGAATCTTTCCAGAGTTTGTTGTGTCCTTCAATGGTTTGATGAAGGAAGACGAGAATATTCAACCCAAGAAGGTCGGCCGACTTAACACAGAGTTACGCATCTATGCCTTGTTGCGTTTGGGTATTGTGGAGAATGAGAAGATTGCTGCTTTCTTGAGATGTTCCAAGCAGACGGTATATTCTTATCGTTCTCGCATCCGTTTACGCTCTCTTTATCCTGAGGATTTTGAAGAAAGAGTAGCTAAAATAGATTAA
- a CDS encoding putative transporter, with translation MWFDNLINVHSAVQGIVILSLICTLGLALGKIHVKGISLGIAFVFFVGIIAGHLGLSIDQNMLEFAESFGLTMFVYVLGLYVGPNFFGSMRHEGISLNLWSLAVILVGTLFSLGLCWILPISLPDMMGILCGATTNTPALGAAQQALQQLGLPSEGAALGCAVTYPLGVVGVILAMMLLRKLFVKPEDLEIRKNDDDDHTSIGQYVIVNPALNGNTIAEITMMTHRKFIISRVWRGEQVIVPQADTVLHTNDNVLVVTNKDEVSAMQILFGKKVDKEWNNDKVDWNAIDAKVESRIIVVTRPGLNGKRLGSLQMRNSYGVNVSRVLRGDIRLLATDDLRLQYGDRLTVVGDPTSIDHVELFLGNAVKTLNEPNLGAIFLGIILGLAVGTIPLDIPGMTAPVRLGIAGGPIVMGILIGALGPRVHFISYMTRSAGLMLRELGLALYLGCLGLAAGGQFFQTVVRPEGLMWVGIGFLITVVPVVVVGLIILKTKKYDFGSICGILCGSMANPMALTYANETLDGDTPSISYATVYPLGMFIRVVIAQVIVMFFV, from the coding sequence ATGTGGTTTGATAATTTAATCAACGTGCATTCGGCGGTGCAAGGCATCGTCATCCTGTCTTTGATTTGTACTTTGGGTCTTGCCCTCGGCAAGATTCATGTCAAAGGAATCTCCCTTGGCATAGCCTTCGTATTCTTCGTGGGTATTATAGCGGGTCATCTCGGTCTCTCTATTGACCAGAACATGCTGGAGTTTGCAGAAAGCTTCGGTCTTACCATGTTTGTGTATGTGCTGGGTCTTTATGTGGGTCCTAACTTCTTCGGTTCGATGCGTCACGAAGGCATTTCGCTCAATCTCTGGAGTCTGGCTGTCATCCTGGTGGGAACCTTGTTCTCGCTCGGCTTGTGCTGGATTTTGCCAATCAGTCTGCCTGATATGATGGGCATTCTGTGTGGCGCCACAACCAATACGCCTGCCCTTGGTGCTGCCCAGCAGGCGTTGCAGCAGTTGGGCTTGCCTAGCGAAGGTGCGGCTCTGGGCTGTGCCGTTACTTATCCGTTGGGTGTTGTGGGCGTTATCCTGGCGATGATGCTCTTGCGCAAACTCTTTGTGAAACCGGAAGATCTGGAGATTCGCAAAAATGATGATGACGACCATACGTCTATCGGACAATACGTAATCGTGAATCCTGCCCTGAACGGCAATACCATCGCAGAGATTACGATGATGACGCATCGCAAGTTCATCATCTCCCGTGTGTGGAGAGGCGAACAGGTGATAGTTCCTCAGGCTGATACGGTTCTTCATACGAATGATAATGTGCTCGTGGTTACCAATAAGGACGAGGTTTCGGCGATGCAGATTCTCTTCGGAAAGAAGGTGGATAAGGAGTGGAATAATGATAAGGTAGACTGGAATGCGATTGATGCGAAGGTAGAAAGCCGCATTATCGTTGTAACCCGTCCGGGACTGAACGGTAAGCGCCTGGGCAGTCTGCAGATGCGAAATTCCTATGGCGTGAATGTGAGCCGAGTGCTTCGTGGTGATATCCGTCTGCTTGCTACAGATGACCTCCGTCTGCAGTACGGCGACCGACTGACGGTAGTTGGCGACCCTACGAGTATCGACCATGTAGAGCTGTTCCTGGGTAATGCCGTAAAGACTCTGAACGAGCCAAACCTCGGCGCCATCTTCCTCGGAATCATTCTCGGTCTTGCTGTGGGAACCATTCCTCTGGATATTCCTGGAATGACGGCTCCTGTACGTCTGGGTATTGCTGGCGGTCCTATCGTGATGGGTATTCTGATTGGTGCGCTCGGTCCTCGTGTGCATTTCATCTCTTACATGACGCGAAGTGCGGGTCTGATGCTGCGAGAACTGGGTCTTGCCCTCTATCTCGGTTGCTTGGGTTTGGCAGCTGGTGGACAGTTCTTCCAGACGGTAGTCCGTCCGGAAGGTTTGATGTGGGTAGGCATCGGTTTCCTTATCACGGTTGTGCCTGTGGTTGTCGTAGGTCTTATCATCCTGAAGACCAAGAAGTATGACTTCGGCAGTATCTGCGGAATCCTCTGTGGAAGTATGGCGAATCCGATGGCGCTTACTTACGCCAACGAGACGCTGGATGGCGATACGCCAAGTATCAGTTATGCTACGGTTTATCCGCTCGGCATGTTTATCAGAGTGGTGATAGCTCAGGTTATCGTGATGTTCTTTGTCTGA
- a CDS encoding PfkB family carbohydrate kinase produces the protein MKDICCIGHVTKDKIVTPSSTVYMAGGTSFYFAYAINQLPKDVSFSLITAMDPTEKEPVEKMLKAGIDVTLNPSRNTVFFENIYGDNPNDRKQRVLAKADPFTIQQLEHVEAKVFHLGSLLSDDFSPEVVAFLAKKGKVSIDVQGYLREVRDEKVYAIDWKDKLDVLKNTYYLKVNETEMETITGLKDPKEAAKLIHAWGVAEVIITLGSEGSLVYVDDTFYDIPAYPPHEVVDATGCGDTYSAGYLYKRLQGANPVKAGKFAAAMCTIKLEHNGPFNRTIEDVMKIIR, from the coding sequence ATGAAAGATATTTGTTGTATTGGGCACGTAACAAAGGATAAAATCGTGACCCCGAGCAGTACGGTTTACATGGCTGGCGGCACCTCTTTTTATTTTGCCTACGCCATCAACCAATTGCCAAAGGATGTAAGTTTCTCGCTCATTACGGCGATGGATCCTACCGAGAAGGAACCGGTTGAGAAGATGCTCAAGGCTGGAATAGACGTCACCTTGAACCCATCGCGCAATACGGTTTTCTTCGAGAATATTTATGGCGATAATCCTAACGACCGTAAGCAGCGTGTGCTTGCCAAGGCAGATCCTTTCACCATCCAGCAGCTGGAGCATGTAGAGGCCAAGGTCTTCCACCTGGGCAGTCTGCTGAGCGATGATTTCTCGCCAGAAGTGGTTGCCTTTCTTGCCAAGAAGGGAAAAGTTTCCATCGATGTGCAGGGATATCTGCGCGAGGTGAGAGACGAGAAAGTTTACGCCATCGACTGGAAGGACAAGCTAGATGTGCTCAAGAACACCTATTATCTGAAGGTGAATGAGACCGAAATGGAGACCATTACCGGACTGAAGGACCCGAAGGAAGCCGCCAAGCTGATTCATGCCTGGGGCGTAGCCGAGGTTATCATCACCCTGGGTAGCGAGGGTTCGCTGGTTTATGTAGATGATACGTTCTACGACATTCCAGCCTATCCTCCTCATGAAGTAGTAGATGCTACCGGATGCGGCGATACCTATTCGGCAGGCTATCTCTACAAGCGCCTGCAGGGAGCCAATCCGGTAAAAGCCGGCAAGTTTGCGGCAGCCATGTGTACCATCAAGCTGGAGCACAACGGACCATTCAACCGCACCATCGAAGATGTAATGAAAATCATCAGATAA
- a CDS encoding fimbrillin family protein, which yields MKQKKHLAIVGSMLLALTACSGGSSELDPTPKPTPAAKVPINISTSIQSRATDLAFEAGDQIGLFVVNHQADGSAATLQTTGNYIDNTKFTYDGTWKAATPTYWKDNSTPADFYIYYPYTSSISNIEAMPWTVNTDQSTTENYKASELLIGKTTNATPTESAVKIEAKHVLSLMIIKLVAGNGFTEASLAAAKISVKINRLKTQATANLSTGAVTAKGDDTDLIPLKEEGNSYKALIIPQAVGEGNLITVNVDGRDFNLPKSSKFSAFEAGKKHKFTVTLSKTSNGVNVNISKWEDDGIDYGGTAE from the coding sequence ATGAAACAGAAGAAGCATCTAGCAATCGTAGGGAGCATGCTACTCGCGTTAACCGCATGCTCTGGTGGCAGTTCCGAACTGGACCCGACACCCAAGCCTACCCCTGCAGCAAAAGTACCTATCAACATCAGCACTTCGATACAAAGCCGTGCTACAGATCTGGCTTTCGAAGCGGGCGACCAGATAGGCCTGTTTGTCGTCAACCATCAAGCCGACGGCTCTGCCGCAACACTCCAAACGACAGGTAACTATATAGACAACACGAAATTCACCTATGATGGAACCTGGAAGGCTGCAACTCCAACCTACTGGAAAGACAACAGCACCCCCGCCGATTTCTACATTTATTATCCATATACAAGTTCTATCAGCAACATAGAGGCGATGCCTTGGACTGTAAATACAGACCAGAGTACAACCGAGAACTACAAGGCTAGCGAACTTCTGATAGGCAAGACTACAAATGCAACTCCTACAGAAAGCGCCGTGAAGATAGAAGCCAAGCACGTGTTGAGCCTGATGATTATCAAACTCGTGGCAGGAAACGGATTTACAGAGGCTTCGCTTGCTGCAGCCAAGATTAGCGTAAAAATCAACCGTCTGAAAACACAGGCTACAGCCAATCTTTCTACAGGTGCCGTAACAGCCAAGGGCGATGATACAGACCTCATTCCGCTCAAGGAAGAAGGCAACAGCTACAAGGCGCTCATCATTCCGCAAGCCGTAGGCGAAGGAAATCTCATTACCGTAAATGTTGACGGCAGAGATTTCAATCTTCCTAAGTCATCCAAGTTTTCCGCTTTCGAGGCTGGCAAGAAGCATAAGTTTACCGTTACGCTCAGCAAGACCAGCAACGGCGTGAATGTAAACATCAGCAAGTGGGAAGACGACGGTATCGACTATGGTGGTACAGCCGAATAA